One segment of Acidobacteriota bacterium DNA contains the following:
- the folK gene encoding 2-amino-4-hydroxy-6-hydroxymethyldihydropteridine diphosphokinase, which translates to MEKKKSQIPLCYLSLGSNLGDRLRNLQRGIRLLQGKGLVIRSLSSIYETEPVGMAGVCDYYNLVMEVETSLQPEDLLSTCLQIESEMGRIRDKDRKKSRTFDADIIFYGDLVLKTERLTIPHPRMHQRKFVLVPLAEIAPYIIHPVFKKNVRLLIDECQDACMVRKLDIVI; encoded by the coding sequence ATGGAGAAAAAAAAGAGCCAGATACCCTTATGCTATCTTTCTCTGGGTTCCAATCTCGGAGATAGACTACGAAATCTGCAAAGAGGGATTCGGCTACTGCAGGGAAAGGGGCTGGTCATCAGATCTCTCTCATCAATCTATGAGACGGAACCTGTTGGGATGGCAGGAGTATGTGATTATTATAATCTGGTCATGGAAGTTGAGACTTCTCTTCAGCCGGAAGATCTGCTAAGCACCTGCCTGCAGATTGAGTCCGAGATGGGTCGAATAAGAGACAAGGACCGGAAGAAATCCAGGACATTTGATGCGGACATCATTTTTTATGGTGATCTTGTCCTGAAGACTGAGCGGCTCACCATCCCGCATCCCAGAATGCACCAAAGAAAGTTCGTTCTCGTCCCGCTTGCAGAGATTGCGCCCTACATCATTCATCCGGTCTTTAAAAAAAATGTGAGGCTTCTCATTGATGAATGCCAGGATGCTTGTATGGTCAGGAAGCTTGATATAGTGATCTGA
- a CDS encoding deoxynucleoside kinase has product MKFKQIAVEGPIGVGKTSLVERLAEKFNARKVVESIENPFLKDFYNDKTGAAFQTQLFFLLNRYRQLSELKQADLFQQLIICDYLFAKDKIFAYLNLNDSELMLYEKLYGMLEVNVPMPDLVIYLQAETSVLYERIKGRKRDYEKEISEEYINEVNKAYNYFFFHYDASPLLVINTSDIDFVHQPEDLDDLVMRIRNMGKGVQYYVPLGSKG; this is encoded by the coding sequence ATGAAATTCAAGCAGATTGCGGTAGAAGGGCCGATCGGAGTAGGGAAGACAAGCCTTGTTGAACGTCTTGCGGAGAAGTTCAATGCCCGGAAGGTCGTGGAGAGTATAGAGAACCCCTTCCTAAAGGATTTTTACAACGATAAGACCGGGGCGGCCTTCCAGACTCAGCTCTTCTTCCTCCTGAACCGCTATCGCCAGCTCTCGGAGCTCAAACAGGCGGATCTCTTCCAGCAGCTCATCATATGCGACTATCTGTTTGCAAAAGACAAGATTTTCGCGTATCTTAATCTCAATGATAGCGAGCTGATGCTTTATGAAAAGCTCTATGGCATGCTCGAGGTCAACGTTCCGATGCCTGACTTGGTGATCTACCTTCAGGCAGAGACGAGTGTCCTCTACGAGAGGATCAAAGGGAGAAAGCGAGATTACGAGAAGGAGATCTCGGAAGAATACATAAATGAGGTCAACAAGGCATACAATTACTTCTTCTTCCACTACGATGCTTCACCGCTACTGGTTATAAACACGTCGGATATTGACTTCGTTCATCAGCCGGAAGACCTTGATGACCTGGTAATGAGAATAAGAAACATGGGGAAAGGTGTTCAGTATTATGTCCCACTCGGATCGAAAGGCTGA
- the panB gene encoding 3-methyl-2-oxobutanoate hydroxymethyltransferase, which yields MSGTDFLPKITIPDIFARKKEGRRISMITAYDYPSAQVADDAGIDIILVGDSLGMVVLGYENTLKVTMEEMIHHTKAAARGRKRALLIGDMPYLSYHTSVEDAVRNAGRFVQEGGAEGVKVEGGRKRVRVIRAILDAEIPVMGHIGLTPQSIHMMGGYKVQGRIFEKAEELVRDAKILEEEGVFSIVLEGIPDELSRIISSELKIPTIGIGAGRYCDGQVLVFHDLLGFNSCYLPKFVRKYANLNDEVKSSIRRFISDVQSGDFPSDNESYSLPRDVAEKLLMKYGVTAAD from the coding sequence ATGAGCGGTACAGACTTCCTGCCCAAGATAACCATTCCTGACATCTTCGCAAGAAAAAAGGAGGGGAGGAGAATCTCTATGATCACCGCTTACGACTACCCTTCCGCGCAAGTGGCAGATGATGCCGGGATCGACATCATCCTTGTTGGGGATTCCCTCGGGATGGTCGTCCTTGGATACGAGAACACATTGAAGGTCACGATGGAGGAGATGATTCACCACACGAAGGCGGCAGCAAGGGGAAGAAAGCGGGCCCTTCTGATTGGAGACATGCCCTATCTTTCCTATCATACCTCTGTGGAAGATGCCGTGAGGAATGCTGGACGCTTCGTCCAGGAAGGTGGCGCTGAGGGCGTGAAAGTGGAAGGAGGGAGAAAACGGGTCCGGGTCATCAGAGCCATTCTTGATGCAGAGATTCCTGTGATGGGGCACATCGGGCTCACGCCGCAGTCGATACACATGATGGGAGGATACAAGGTCCAGGGGAGGATCTTTGAGAAGGCGGAAGAACTGGTCCGGGATGCGAAGATCCTGGAAGAAGAAGGGGTATTTTCAATAGTCCTGGAGGGAATCCCGGATGAACTTTCAAGGATCATCTCGTCCGAACTGAAGATTCCGACGATTGGAATCGGAGCAGGACGATATTGCGATGGACAGGTTCTTGTCTTCCACGACCTCCTCGGATTTAATTCTTGTTACCTGCCGAAATTTGTAAGAAAATATGCGAATCTCAATGACGAGGTGAAGAGTTCCATAAGAAGATTCATATCGGACGTTCAGAGCGGGGATTTCCCGTCGGATAATGAGAGCTACTCTCTGCCGAGGGATGTCGCAGAAAAGCTTCTCATGAAGTATGGAGTAACGGCAGCAGATTAA
- the panC gene encoding pantoate--beta-alanine ligase — translation MDIISRINRMKEISKEARGKGKKIGFVPTMGFLHEGHLSLFRRARELSDITIASIFVNPAQFGPAEDFDKYPRDLARDVDLTVAEGVDYLFTPAVEEVYPEGYFTYVEVKRLSDTMCGRSRPGHFRGVTTIVLKLFNIVLPSFAILGQKDAQQAIIIKKMVKDLNMNVEIVVAPTVRHEDGLAMSSRNYYLSMEERKAATILYRSLIEAQRLINDGEKDAEAIEIGMRKLIEDEPLARIDYISITDTAQLEHLSKISGEVLIALAVFIGNTRLIDNIIVNA, via the coding sequence ATGGACATCATCTCCAGGATCAATCGGATGAAGGAAATCTCGAAAGAGGCAAGGGGGAAGGGGAAAAAGATCGGGTTCGTTCCCACGATGGGTTTTCTCCATGAGGGACATCTGAGCCTTTTCCGAAGGGCCAGGGAGCTCTCCGACATCACAATTGCTTCGATCTTCGTGAACCCGGCTCAGTTCGGCCCAGCCGAGGACTTCGATAAATATCCAAGGGACCTGGCAAGGGACGTCGATCTGACGGTTGCCGAAGGGGTGGACTATCTCTTCACGCCGGCGGTGGAGGAGGTATATCCAGAAGGATACTTCACGTACGTCGAAGTCAAGAGGCTCAGCGACACCATGTGCGGCCGGAGCCGGCCTGGCCATTTCCGCGGGGTGACGACCATAGTACTGAAACTCTTCAACATCGTTCTTCCAAGCTTCGCCATCCTTGGTCAGAAGGATGCCCAGCAGGCTATCATCATCAAGAAGATGGTAAAAGACCTGAACATGAATGTGGAGATCGTCGTGGCTCCGACCGTCAGGCACGAGGATGGCCTTGCGATGAGTTCCAGAAATTATTACCTCTCCATGGAGGAGAGGAAGGCAGCCACCATTCTCTACAGGTCGCTGATAGAGGCACAAAGGTTGATAAATGATGGAGAGAAAGATGCGGAAGCGATAGAGATCGGGATGAGAAAGCTCATCGAGGACGAACCTCTGGCAAGAATTGATTACATCTCCATCACGGATACGGCACAACTCGAGCACCTATCCAAGATCTCTGGCGAAGTTCTGATCGCCCTGGCCGTCTTCATCGGCAATACGCGTCTCATCGACAATATCATCGTGAATGCCTAG
- the panD gene encoding aspartate 1-decarboxylase → MRRELLRAKIHRITVTERNVHYEGSLTLDADLIDAAKMVPYERIDVYNVNSGHRFSTYVIEGKRGSGACCVNGAAAHLADPGDLLIVASYSLMEDSEIKGHKPIIIVVDSRNRIKEIKAIEEERRTASQDA, encoded by the coding sequence ATGAGAAGAGAGTTGCTCAGGGCCAAGATCCACAGGATTACGGTCACTGAAAGGAACGTCCATTATGAGGGAAGTCTCACGCTCGATGCTGACCTAATCGATGCGGCAAAGATGGTTCCCTATGAGAGGATCGATGTTTACAACGTCAACAGCGGCCACCGGTTCAGTACCTACGTCATCGAAGGGAAAAGGGGAAGCGGAGCTTGCTGTGTCAACGGAGCGGCCGCTCACCTTGCCGATCCGGGAGACTTACTCATCGTGGCGTCCTACTCGCTGATGGAAGACTCCGAGATAAAAGGCCACAAGCCAATCATCATCGTCGTAGATTCCAGAAACCGGATCAAAGAGATCAAGGCCATCGAGGAAGAGCGCAGGACGGCCAGTCAAGATGCCTGA
- a CDS encoding TldD/PmbA family protein — MNEVIHKCLNLFKAKGIEGEVFLINSRRTKITVSSGKVDTLEEREERGCGIRVFHKKRIGFSYTSDLSEGSLHATIQNAYDFSLLSSEDDSNILPPPMAVDPLESFNASILEILASRKIAFAARIEESARKLDPRIEKVREATYKDFIGDIYLANTAGVDLFYRAGRAAGYIELSATDGRSSQAGSHHAFGLTMDDIDPEEIGRIAARKALDKLGARDFKTAKTKVVLSNEMAANLLAETALIFSAKKVLKNKSLLIGKLGKKIASTTLTLIDDGRKSEGFFAAPFDGEGVPTRETFIIREGHLENYLHNYQTALKMNLDHTSNCVRNSSLSSPKIGISNLYVKPSSHPPEEIIGSVNSGIYITDLLGLHTADTITGDFSLGAAGRVIENGRLSYPVQKIAISGNLLTLLESVEAVGNDLKFSLWSGGGVTLLLKEMSVSGT, encoded by the coding sequence ATGAATGAAGTCATACATAAATGTCTGAACCTCTTCAAAGCGAAAGGAATCGAGGGAGAAGTTTTTCTCATTAATAGCCGAAGAACAAAGATCACCGTTTCCTCTGGCAAAGTGGACACTCTTGAGGAGCGAGAGGAAAGGGGATGCGGGATAAGAGTCTTCCACAAGAAGAGAATCGGTTTTTCTTACACTTCCGACCTGTCAGAGGGATCTCTGCATGCGACGATCCAGAACGCCTATGATTTTTCTCTGCTCTCGTCGGAGGATGATTCAAACATCCTTCCACCGCCGATGGCCGTTGATCCATTAGAATCTTTCAATGCCTCTATTCTGGAAATCCTGGCTTCAAGAAAGATTGCCTTCGCTGCGCGAATCGAAGAAAGCGCAAGAAAGCTCGACCCAAGGATCGAGAAGGTACGTGAGGCAACTTATAAGGATTTCATCGGCGATATCTATCTGGCCAACACGGCAGGAGTCGATCTTTTCTACAGAGCGGGACGGGCAGCAGGCTACATCGAGCTCTCCGCAACGGATGGCAGGTCATCGCAAGCTGGTTCCCATCATGCTTTCGGCCTGACGATGGACGATATAGACCCGGAAGAGATCGGAAGAATTGCGGCTAGAAAGGCACTTGACAAATTGGGAGCAAGGGATTTCAAGACGGCAAAGACCAAGGTGGTCCTGAGCAACGAGATGGCAGCCAATCTTCTCGCGGAGACGGCCTTGATATTTTCAGCCAAGAAGGTCTTGAAGAACAAATCGCTTCTGATAGGAAAGCTCGGGAAGAAGATCGCTTCGACGACGCTTACGCTGATAGACGATGGCAGGAAAAGCGAAGGATTTTTCGCCGCCCCTTTCGATGGAGAAGGAGTTCCAACCCGGGAGACGTTTATCATCCGCGAGGGGCATCTCGAGAACTACCTGCACAACTACCAGACGGCTCTCAAGATGAATCTGGACCACACGTCGAATTGCGTGAGAAACTCTTCTTTGAGCTCCCCAAAGATCGGCATATCTAATCTCTACGTGAAGCCTTCCTCTCATCCGCCTGAAGAGATCATCGGGAGTGTAAATAGCGGAATTTACATCACCGACCTCCTCGGACTCCACACCGCGGATACCATCACAGGAGATTTCTCTCTGGGAGCGGCTGGAAGAGTCATAGAAAATGGAAGGCTCTCATACCCGGTCCAGAAGATAGCTATTTCCGGGAATCTGTTGACGCTGCTTGAATCTGTGGAAGCAGTGGGGAACGACCTGAAATTCTCCCTCTGGTCCGGCGGCGGCGTGACCCTTCTTCTCAAAGAAATGTCGGTAAGCGGTACTTAG
- a CDS encoding TldD/PmbA family protein, whose protein sequence is MIHFEELGEILSLMARGRDFAEIYMERRECTYLTYDGGELDDATGGIEGGVALRIIKDDTTYFANGNETDFESIMYLTRKLISDVESSGKGTIPLLKFVPRQEISPVQINPMQVPIEKKVEILKRADSAARAYSNRIVQVTAQYIDSVKDFIVADSEGLLSHDTITIVSLAVLAVGRKDDMIRSGWETASRTSGFEIFDQIKPEDVATEAARIAVVQFEAGPAPAGTFTVVISSKAGGTMIHEACGHGLEADFIEKGLSVYSGKLGQKVAAGMITVVDDGTMPNLRGSSKFDEEGIPAQKIVLIENGILKGFLHSKKTAKKMKMLPTGNGRRESYRHLPIPRMRNTYIAPGTMDPKQIIAQVKEGIFVADMGGGEVDTISGNFVFHCSEAYMIRDGKVCEPIRDAILTGNGPEILNKIDAVGNDMGFQSGTCGKGGQSSPVTNAQPTIRVPGIVVGGSAH, encoded by the coding sequence ATGATTCATTTCGAAGAGCTTGGTGAGATCCTATCTCTCATGGCACGGGGCCGGGATTTCGCCGAGATCTACATGGAGAGGAGAGAGTGTACGTATCTCACCTATGATGGAGGCGAGCTTGATGATGCCACTGGGGGGATTGAGGGAGGGGTAGCGCTGCGGATCATTAAAGATGACACTACCTATTTCGCCAATGGAAATGAAACAGACTTCGAAAGCATCATGTACCTTACCCGGAAACTCATAAGCGATGTAGAAAGTTCCGGCAAAGGGACTATCCCTCTATTGAAATTTGTTCCTCGTCAGGAGATCTCCCCTGTTCAGATCAATCCCATGCAGGTTCCAATCGAGAAAAAAGTGGAGATATTGAAAAGAGCCGATTCGGCAGCGCGTGCCTATAGCAACAGGATTGTCCAGGTAACAGCGCAGTATATCGATTCCGTGAAAGATTTTATAGTAGCCGATTCGGAAGGACTTCTCTCGCATGATACGATAACTATAGTTTCTCTTGCTGTTCTCGCGGTAGGCAGGAAGGATGACATGATAAGAAGCGGATGGGAAACGGCATCCCGGACATCCGGTTTTGAGATCTTTGATCAAATCAAGCCTGAAGATGTCGCAACGGAGGCGGCGAGGATCGCAGTCGTGCAGTTCGAAGCGGGACCAGCTCCTGCCGGAACATTCACCGTCGTTATTTCCTCAAAGGCCGGGGGAACAATGATCCATGAGGCATGCGGGCACGGTCTCGAAGCCGACTTCATCGAAAAGGGGCTTTCGGTTTACTCCGGAAAGCTGGGTCAGAAGGTTGCCGCCGGGATGATCACGGTCGTTGACGACGGAACCATGCCAAATCTTAGAGGCTCTTCCAAATTCGATGAGGAGGGAATCCCAGCTCAAAAGATCGTGCTGATAGAAAACGGAATCCTCAAAGGGTTTCTGCATTCGAAGAAGACGGCAAAGAAGATGAAGATGCTGCCTACGGGTAACGGGAGAAGGGAAAGCTACAGGCACCTTCCCATACCCAGGATGAGGAACACTTACATAGCTCCGGGAACGATGGATCCGAAGCAGATCATCGCGCAGGTGAAGGAAGGAATTTTCGTTGCAGATATGGGAGGTGGCGAAGTGGATACGATCTCTGGAAATTTCGTCTTTCACTGTAGCGAAGCTTACATGATCAGGGATGGAAAAGTCTGTGAGCCGATCAGGGATGCCATCCTTACGGGAAATGGTCCAGAGATACTGAACAAGATAGATGCCGTAGGTAACGACATGGGTTTCCAGAGTGGAACCTGCGGAAAGGGGGGACAATCCTCTCCGGTCACCAACGCACAACCGACTATCAGGGTTCCTGGTATCGTCGTCGGAGGCTCTGCACATTGA
- the coaE gene encoding dephospho-CoA kinase (Dephospho-CoA kinase (CoaE) performs the final step in coenzyme A biosynthesis.), with protein MKRGFLEVGLTGGIASGKSTVSKILSSLGIFVIDADAIAHRLIEPDGRAFCKVIETFGNSIIESGKIDRKKLADIVFKDKLALAYLNAIIHPLVREELEILTARYISEILKKEIAERNKRIVITEAALLVETGFYTSYDRLIVVHCSRDTQIKRIVERDGTSREEALARINSQMPMDEKIGYADYLINTDCPFGEVELQTRNLQAKLLSDFI; from the coding sequence ATGAAAAGGGGATTCCTGGAGGTGGGATTAACGGGCGGGATCGCTTCCGGGAAGAGCACCGTGTCAAAAATTCTCTCCTCACTCGGAATCTTCGTGATCGATGCTGATGCAATCGCCCACAGACTTATAGAGCCGGATGGAAGAGCTTTCTGCAAAGTCATCGAAACATTCGGCAATTCAATCATTGAGAGCGGGAAGATCGATCGCAAGAAATTGGCCGACATCGTCTTTAAAGATAAGCTGGCTCTTGCCTATCTTAACGCCATCATTCACCCTCTGGTCCGAGAAGAACTGGAGATCCTGACGGCAAGATACATATCCGAGATACTCAAAAAGGAGATCGCCGAGAGGAACAAAAGGATAGTAATTACTGAAGCGGCGCTCCTTGTTGAAACAGGCTTCTACACGAGTTATGACAGACTCATCGTCGTCCATTGCTCTCGTGATACTCAGATCAAGAGGATCGTGGAACGGGATGGGACGAGCCGCGAGGAAGCTCTGGCGAGGATAAACTCACAGATGCCAATGGACGAGAAGATTGGATATGCCGATTATCTCATCAATACCGATTGCCCTTTTGGGGAGGTGGAACTACAGACCAGGAATCTTCAGGCAAAGCTTCTATCCGATTTCATATGA
- the folD gene encoding bifunctional methylenetetrahydrofolate dehydrogenase/methenyltetrahydrofolate cyclohydrolase FolD, protein MGAKILDGTTVAEKIRAEVSEEARYLRETRGIVPKLSVILVGENPASQIYVRNKEKATQQAGMSSEVIRMPKDTSMETLLSTVTRLNKDRNVHGILVQLPLPNHLDEHSVIMSIDPDKDVDGFHPVNAGRLLIGLNGFLPCTPAGIIELLKWYEIPMKGKHAVVLGRSNIVGKPMAILLLREHATVTVCHSRTQNLPAVAATGDILVAAIGKKAMVTGDYIKEGAVVVDVGINRVTDENEVKELFGESEERLKQVRERGSTIVGDVHPLQAQAKAGYLTPVPGGVGPLTIAMLLKNTIESTKLKSGISG, encoded by the coding sequence ATGGGAGCAAAGATTCTGGATGGGACGACGGTAGCGGAAAAGATCAGAGCAGAAGTGAGTGAAGAGGCCCGGTACTTAAGGGAGACTAGAGGGATCGTCCCAAAGCTTTCAGTCATCCTCGTAGGCGAGAACCCTGCATCGCAGATCTACGTCAGAAACAAGGAAAAGGCAACCCAACAGGCTGGTATGAGCTCCGAAGTCATCCGGATGCCAAAGGATACGTCAATGGAGACATTGCTCTCTACAGTCACGCGATTGAACAAAGACAGGAATGTGCATGGTATTCTAGTCCAGCTTCCGCTTCCGAATCATCTCGACGAGCACAGTGTCATCATGAGCATCGATCCTGACAAGGATGTGGATGGCTTTCATCCCGTGAATGCGGGGAGATTACTAATCGGTCTTAATGGATTTCTCCCCTGCACGCCGGCAGGCATCATCGAGCTTCTCAAATGGTATGAGATTCCCATGAAGGGAAAGCATGCCGTCGTCCTTGGCAGGAGCAACATCGTTGGGAAACCGATGGCTATTCTCCTTCTGAGAGAGCATGCCACCGTGACCGTCTGCCATTCCAGAACTCAGAATCTGCCGGCTGTGGCGGCTACCGGCGATATTCTGGTTGCTGCTATCGGAAAGAAGGCCATGGTGACCGGCGATTATATCAAGGAGGGTGCCGTAGTTGTTGATGTAGGGATTAACAGGGTCACCGACGAAAATGAAGTGAAAGAACTCTTCGGCGAGAGTGAAGAGAGGTTGAAGCAGGTACGTGAGAGAGGATCAACGATCGTCGGAGATGTTCATCCCCTTCAGGCACAGGCAAAGGCAGGATATCTGACGCCAGTCCCGGGCGGAGTCGGCCCTCTCACCATCGCCATGCTGTTGAAGAACACTATTGAATCCACTAAGCTAAAATCAGGCATCTCAGGATAG
- the waaF gene encoding lipopolysaccharide heptosyltransferase II codes for MQIKDVEKFDPARIKMILIRVNNWIGDVVMISPAMRSIREHFSNAKVSILARSWVVETLKGNPFYDELIEYDNLGMHRGLTGRWRLIQELKERKFDLAILFQKAFEAAFLSFLAGVPLRVGYDTDRRGFFLSHKIHETTEARMKHHVEYFLDIARFIGCDIKDKNLYFHFGEEERKKASEILGKEGLPGKDAFPVVVINPGASKPERRWHYERFAELADRLNERLGARIVLTGGNVDREGTGKILAKMTTGSKALDLTGKISIKEFGALLEKSSLFIGNDSGPMHVAAAVGAPVVAIFGPGIPEKTAPFVDAPRYLAITKKFSCAPCRQDFFKECSPAPSGRPYCIEEISVDEVFEASALLLSRSFPGSQAAAFKA; via the coding sequence ATGCAGATAAAAGATGTAGAAAAATTCGATCCCGCAAGGATCAAGATGATTCTCATACGGGTGAATAACTGGATCGGCGATGTTGTCATGATTTCCCCTGCCATGCGGAGCATTCGAGAACATTTCAGCAATGCGAAGGTATCAATCCTTGCCAGGAGCTGGGTCGTGGAGACTTTGAAGGGAAACCCGTTCTACGATGAGCTTATCGAATACGACAACCTCGGGATGCACAGGGGATTGACGGGTAGGTGGAGATTGATCCAGGAACTGAAAGAACGGAAGTTCGACCTTGCCATCCTCTTCCAGAAAGCCTTCGAGGCGGCTTTCCTCTCCTTTCTTGCAGGGGTACCTCTGCGCGTGGGTTACGACACCGACCGGAGAGGTTTTTTCCTCTCCCACAAGATCCATGAGACGACCGAAGCAAGAATGAAACACCACGTCGAGTACTTTCTCGATATCGCCCGATTCATCGGATGCGACATAAAGGACAAAAACCTTTACTTCCATTTCGGAGAGGAAGAGAGAAAGAAGGCTTCGGAGATCCTCGGCAAGGAAGGCTTGCCCGGGAAAGATGCATTCCCCGTGGTTGTCATTAACCCTGGAGCCTCGAAGCCGGAAAGACGGTGGCATTACGAGCGATTTGCAGAGCTTGCTGACAGGCTTAATGAACGTCTCGGCGCCCGCATCGTTCTCACTGGAGGCAATGTTGATCGAGAGGGAACGGGAAAGATTCTGGCAAAGATGACAACCGGATCAAAAGCGCTGGACCTGACCGGGAAGATCTCCATTAAAGAGTTCGGCGCTTTGCTCGAGAAGAGCTCGCTTTTCATCGGGAACGACAGCGGGCCGATGCATGTCGCCGCCGCTGTGGGCGCTCCCGTTGTTGCCATCTTCGGTCCGGGGATTCCCGAAAAGACGGCTCCATTTGTAGACGCTCCCCGGTATTTAGCCATCACCAAGAAGTTTTCCTGTGCCCCATGCAGGCAGGATTTCTTCAAAGAATGCAGTCCGGCTCCCTCTGGAAGGCCTTACTGCATCGAAGAGATCTCCGTTGACGAGGTCTTCGAAGCTTCTGCTCTGCTGTTATCGAGAAGTTTCCCGGGATCGCAGGCTGCTGCGTTCAAAGCTTAA
- a CDS encoding glycosyltransferase family 9 protein produces MRLGAIGDVVRTLPSLHLIRKRFPAAWIAWAVEEKSLEILLGNPDLDEIILAERQRWAQLLKNPFKLPEVVSEISKFLSGLRRKKFDTVVDFHSSIKSGIISLATGAAERIGYTARYSREFNFLFNNIRMSLRQKRVSRMERNFTLLRHFGIEAGEMKGNKPSVMKDSMAGDEKEMIKDKIRSEIKEESRNKGKFEIQAEIVVSDEDRIYIDCFLKRENLEDNKRIIVYPGASRRQAYKKWDADNYASLAGMLVKNTEFALILAWGPGEMDECQEIARKAKASIWFSPSLQERIRIAPETSLKQLAELIRRCHLFIGGDTGAMHISCAVRTPCVVLYGPTDPVINAPWGEHYRVVHDDAIACSPCRKRSCRKGTCFENLTPEVVFKETQDFIKEMKCR; encoded by the coding sequence GTGAGGCTGGGAGCTATCGGGGATGTTGTGAGGACCCTTCCCTCGCTTCATCTCATCAGGAAGAGATTCCCGGCAGCATGGATCGCCTGGGCTGTCGAGGAGAAATCTCTGGAAATCCTCCTCGGAAATCCCGATCTGGACGAAATCATACTCGCCGAGAGGCAGAGATGGGCTCAACTTCTGAAGAATCCTTTTAAACTTCCTGAAGTGGTTTCGGAGATTTCAAAATTCCTGTCCGGGTTGAGAAGAAAGAAGTTCGACACTGTTGTAGATTTTCACTCCTCGATCAAGAGCGGGATCATTTCCCTGGCAACTGGAGCCGCCGAGAGGATCGGGTACACTGCGAGATATTCGAGAGAATTCAACTTCCTCTTCAACAACATCAGGATGTCGCTGAGGCAGAAGAGGGTCAGCCGGATGGAAAGAAACTTCACCCTCCTGAGACACTTTGGCATCGAAGCGGGAGAGATGAAAGGGAATAAGCCGAGCGTGATGAAGGATAGTATGGCTGGCGATGAGAAGGAAATGATTAAGGACAAGATAAGGAGTGAGATAAAGGAAGAAAGCAGGAATAAAGGAAAATTTGAAATACAGGCTGAGATTGTAGTATCGGATGAGGATAGGATCTACATCGATTGTTTCCTGAAGCGCGAGAATCTCGAGGACAATAAAAGAATCATCGTCTATCCTGGAGCAAGCAGGAGACAGGCTTACAAGAAGTGGGACGCAGATAATTATGCATCACTGGCAGGAATGCTTGTGAAGAACACTGAATTCGCTCTGATCCTGGCATGGGGTCCGGGAGAGATGGATGAGTGTCAGGAAATCGCCAGGAAAGCAAAAGCTTCGATCTGGTTTTCTCCTTCCTTGCAGGAAAGGATCCGCATAGCGCCGGAAACCTCCCTCAAACAGCTTGCCGAGTTGATACGAAGATGCCATCTCTTCATCGGCGGGGATACTGGAGCCATGCACATCTCCTGCGCTGTAAGGACTCCATGCGTAGTTCTTTACGGCCCGACAGACCCGGTCATAAATGCTCCATGGGGAGAGCATTATAGAGTCGTGCACGATGATGCGATTGCATGCTCCCCCTGCCGGAAGAGAAGCTGCCGGAAAGGAACATGCTTCGAAAACCTGACACCGGAAGTCGTCTTCAAAGAAACTCAAGATTTCATCAAAGAAATGAAATGCAGATAA
- a CDS encoding Trm112 family protein, with amino-acid sequence MAIDERLLEILACPVCKTAVKPKEDGSGLKCIQCKRVYPVRDDIPIMLIDEAIVEEE; translated from the coding sequence ATGGCCATTGACGAGAGGCTCCTCGAGATCCTTGCTTGTCCGGTCTGCAAGACGGCTGTCAAGCCCAAGGAGGATGGAAGCGGACTCAAGTGTATCCAGTGCAAGCGCGTCTATCCAGTGCGCGATGATATACCCATCATGCTCATCGATGAGGCAATAGTAGAAGAGGAATGA